A single genomic interval of Tursiops truncatus isolate mTurTru1 chromosome 1, mTurTru1.mat.Y, whole genome shotgun sequence harbors:
- the LOC101319007 gene encoding 3 beta-hydroxysteroid dehydrogenase/Delta 5-->4-isomerase — protein sequence MAGWSCLVTGGGGFLGQRIVHLLVEEKELQEIRVLDKVFRPEVREEFSKLQSKIRLTLLEGDILDEQCLKEACQGASVVIHTASVIDVMNAVQRETIMNVNVRGTQLLLETCVQASVPVFIHTSTIEVAGPNSYREIIQDGHEEEHLETAWSSPYPYSKKLAEKAVLGANGWALKNGGTLYTCALRPMYIYGEGSPLLYAHVDSALKNNGILSHHCKFSRVNPVYVGNVAWAHILASRALRDPQKAPSIQGQFYYISDGTPHQSYDDLNYTLGKEWGLCLDSGMSLPVSLKYWLAFLLEIVSFLLSPIYKYRPPFNCHLITLSNSVFTFSYKKAQRELGYEPLFTWEEAKQKTKEWVGSLVKQHKETLKTKTH from the exons ATGGCAGGGTGGAGCTGCCTTGTGACAGGTGGAGGAGGGTTTCTGGGTCAGAGGATCGTCCACTTGTTGGTAGAGGAGAAGGAGCTGCAGGAGATCCGGGTGCTGGACAAAGTCTTCAGACCAGAAGTTCGGGAGGAATTTTCTA AGCTCCAGAGCAAGATCAGGCTGACCTTGCTGGAAGGAGACATCCTGGATGAGCAGTGCCTGAAGGAAGCCTGCCAGGGTGCCTCGGTGGTCATCCACACCGCCTCTGTCATCGACGTCATGAACGCCGTTCAGCGAGAGACCATCATGAATGTCAATGTGAGAG GTACCCAGCTCCTGTTGGAGACCTGTGTCCAGGCCAGTGTACCAGTCTTCATCCATACCAGCACCATAGAGGTGGCTGGGCCCAACTCCTACAGGGAGATCATCCAGGACGGCCACGAAGAAGAGCATCTGGAAACGGCATGGTCCTCTCCATACCCATACAGCAAAAAGCTTGCCGAGAAGGCTGTGCTGGGAGCTAATGGGTGGGCTCTTAAAAATGGCGGCACCTTGTACACTTGTGCCTTAAGGCCCATGTACATCTATGGGGAGGGGAGCCCATTACTTTATGCCCACGTGGACAGTGCCCTGAAGAACAATGGAATCCTGTCCCATCACTGCAAGTTCTCCAGAGTCAACCCAGTCTATGTTGGCAACGTGGCCTGGGCCCACATTCTGGCCTCGAGGGCCCTGCGGGACCCCCAGAAGGCCCCAAGCATCCAAGGACAGTTCTACTACATCTCAGACGGCACACCTCACCAAAGCTATGACGACCTCAATTACACTTTGGGCAAAGAATGGGGCCTCTGCCTGGATTCCGGGATGAGCCTCCCCGTTTCTCTGAAGTATTGGCTTGCCTTCCTGCTGGAGATAGTGAGCTTCTTGCTCAGTCCAATTTACAAATATCGACCCCCCTTCAACTGCCACCTGATAACCCTGTCAAACAGTGTGTTCACCTTCTCCTATAAGAAAGCTCAGCGAGAGCTGGGGTATGAGCCCCTCTTCACCTGGGAGGAAGCCAAGCAGAAAACCAAGGAGTGGGTCGGCTCCCTGGTGAAGCAGCACAAGGAGACCCTGAAAACAAAGACTCACTGA
- the ZNF697 gene encoding zinc finger protein 697, producing the protein MEREDKRGVCEAQDSEDKGMDSDFENSEDREGDPEDRGMGSNPHDADKRECHLEQEMGSNPQDEALRGDSEERELVSNICTEGLLSEEEGVALREEDEDQAGVAEMAMFAGLSESVGISRSPQEEGEEEQPPPAVLPWRRHLSLGSRHRGDKPAHRRFRRLHHPMAMDLGELDSLMASIMDAPTICPDCGESFSPGAAFLQHQRIHRLAEAAAAASLEPFGFAGECGGVVGMMGVGVAGAFGAGPALARPPREKPFRCGECGKGFSRNTYLTNHLRLHTGERPNLCADCGKSFSWRADLLKHRRLHTGEKPYPCPECGEAFSLSSHLLSHRRAHAAASGAGPAALRPFACGECGKGFVRRSHLANHQRIHTGEKPHGCGECGKRFSWRSDLVKHQRVHTGEKPYMCSECGETFSVSSHLFTHKRTHSGERPYVCRECGKGFGRNSHLVNHLRVHTGEKPFRCGQCEKRFSDFSTLTQHQRTHTGEKPYTCIECGKSFIQSSHLIRHRRIHTGNKPHKCAGCGKGFRYKTHLAQHQKLHLC; encoded by the exons ATGGAACGAGAAGATAAACGGGGCGTGTGTGAAGCCCAGGACTCAGAAGACAAGGGGATGGACTCTGATTTTGAGAACTCTGAAGACAGGGAAGGGGACCCAGAAGACAGAGGAATGGGCTCTAACCCACATGATGCAGACAAGAGAGAATGCCACCTGGAGCAGGAGATGGGCTCCAACCCACAGGATGAAGCTCTAAGAGGGGACTCAGAGGAGAGGGAACTAGTGTCTAACATCTGCACAG AGGGGCTGCTGAGCGAGGAAGAAGGGGTTGCTCTCCGTGAGGAAGACGAAGACCAAGCTGGAGTAGCTGAGATGGCGATGTTCGCAGGGCTGTCTGAGTCCGTCGGCATTTCCCGGAGCCCCCAagaagagggggaagaggagCAGCCGCCTCCTGCCGTGCTTCCCTGGAGGCGGCACCTCTCCCTGGGGAGTCGACACCGGGGTGACAAGCCCGCCCACCGCCGATTCCGCCGGCTCCACCACCCCATGGCCATGGACCTCGGGGAGCTCGACAGCCTGATGGCCAGCATCATGGACGCGCCCACCATCTGCCCCGACTGCGGGGAGAGCTTCAGCCCGGGCGCCGCCTTCCTGCAGCACCAGCGCATTCACCGCCTGGCGGAGGCCGCCGCGGCCGCCAGCCTGGAGCCCTTCGGCTTCGCTGGCGAGTGCGGCGGGGTGGTGGGGATGATGGGCGTGGGCGTGGCGGGGGCCTTCGGGGCGGGGCCCGCGCTGGCCCGGCCCCCGCGCGAGAAGCCCTTCCGCTGCGGGGAGTGCGGCAAGGGCTTCAGCCGCAACACCTACCTGACCAACCACCTGCGGCTGCACACGGGCGAGCGGCCCAACCTGTGCGCCGACTGCGGCAAGAGCTTCAGCTGGCGCGCCGACCTGCTCAAGCACCGGCGCCTGCACACGGGCGAGAAGCCCTACCCGTGCCCCGAGTGCGGCGAGGCCTTCAGCCTCAGCTCGCACCTGCTGAGCCACCGGCGGGCGCACGCGGCGGCCAGCGGCGCGGGGCCGGCGGCGCTGCGGCCCTTCGCCTGCGGGGAGTGCGGCAAGGGCTTCGTGCGCCGTTCGCACCTGGCCAACCACCAGCGCATCCACACGGGCGAGAAGCCGCACGGCTGCGGCGAGTGCGGCAAGCGCTTCAGCTGGCGCTCGGACCTGGTGAAGCACCAGCGCGTGCATACGGGCGAGAAGCCCTACATGTGCTCCGAGTGCGGGGAAACCTTCAGCGTCAGCTCTCACCTCTTCACGCACAAGCGCACGCACTCGGGTGAGCGGCCGTACGTGTGTCGCGAATGCGGCAAGGGCTTCGGGCGCAACTCGCACCTGGTGAACCACCTGCGCGTGCACACGGGCGAGAAGCCCTTCCGTTGCGGCCAGTGCGAGAAGCGTTTCAGCGACTTCTCCACGCTCACGCAGCACCAGCGCACGCACACGGGCGAGAAGCCCTACACGTGCATCGAGTGCGGCAAGAGCTTCATCCAGAGCTCGCACCTGATCCGCCACCGCCGCATCCACACGGGCAACAAGCCGCACAAGTGCGCCGGCTGTGGCAAGGGCTTCCGCTACAAGACGCACCTCGCGCAGCACCAGAAGCTGCACCTGTGCTAG